Within the Candidatus Binatia bacterium genome, the region GCAGCGCCACCAGCGCCTTGGGAGCCCGCACCCACACCAGCGCCCGGAACGCCCCGAGCGCCGCGCAGGTCCAGATGGTAATCAGTAGCACCTGGCCCTTGGCCCGCTCGAGCCCCAGGCACAGCGGGGTGTAGGTGCCCGCGATGAGAATGAAGATGGCCGAGTGGTCCAGCCGCCGCATCCGCTGGCGGGCTTGCGGGGACCACGTCGGCCGGTGGTAGAGCGCGCTGACGCCGAACAACAGCGTCAGGCTCGCGACGTACACGGCGGCGCCCCACCGTGCGGTGGTGCCCGGCGCCATCCACACCAGGACGGATCCGGCCAGGGCGGCGACAAAGAAGGCCACCTGATGGGTGACGCCTCGAAGGAGAGGCTTGGTCGTCGTTTCGGGAGAGGCAGCTTCCATCACCTGTGAGCTTGTACCACGCGCACTATGCGGGTGTCAGGAAGGGTGTGATGACCTAAAGCGCGGCCTACAACTTCGCGGATCATCTGCCGGAGTGGCGCACCTTCTATTTCAAAATTTATGACCAAGACGCGAGCAAATACAAAGAAGCCTTCTCTGCTTTCGCCACCTCGCCCACCTACGGTGTGATCTTGTTGGTGTCGAGCACTTCCCAGCTGCCGCTGCCGGCGAACGCGAGCACGGGGGCGTCCGCGTCGTCGGGCGACCGACCGATCCGCTTCTTGAGGTCGTCTT harbors:
- a CDS encoding hemolysin III family protein, encoding MEAASPETTTKPLLRGVTHQVAFFVAALAGSVLVWMAPGTTARWGAAVYVASLTLLFGVSALYHRPTWSPQARQRMRRLDHSAIFILIAGTYTPLCLGLERAKGQVLLITIWTCAALGAFRALVWVRAPKALVALLALTMGWLGIMYLSEMRTALGLATLLWLAAGGVLYSGGAVIYALKRPDPWPRVFGYHEIFHALVIAAAVCHFVAVTMALMRYAS